GCGAATGTCCAACATTACCGTTATCAATCATCCCCTCATTGCCCATAAACTAACCCTGATGCGTCGTGAGGAAACCAGTACAGCCAAATTTCGCTCTTTGCTCAAAGAAATCAGCCTATTGCTGGCCTATGAAGTCACGAGAGATTTACCGTTAAAATCAGAAAAAATACAGACTCCTTTAGGGGTTATGCAAGCGCCGGTTTTAGCGCCAGAAAAGAAAATGGTCGTGATTTCCATTATGCGAGCTGGACAAGGAATTTTAGATGGCATGTTAGAATTAATTCCTTCTGCACGGGTAGGACATATTGGCTTATATCGCGACCCTAGAACCTTAATTCCGATTGAGTATTATTTGAAGGTTCCCCATGATGTAGAAGAGCGAGATATGTTTATTGTTGATCCCATGTTAGCGACCGGTAATACGGCTGTTGCTGCTATTGGTCGTTTAAAAGAACTTAACCCAACATCGATTAAATTTGTGTGCTTGTTAGCCGCTCCGGAAGGATTAGATCATGTTCAAGAAGAACATCCGGATATTCCAATTTATACAGCCGCTATTGATGAAGGCTTGGACGAGCAGGGTTATATTTTACCTGGCTTAGGAGATGCGGGCGATCGCCTCTTCGGAACCAAGTAGATATGGAGGATTCAGGAGCAGAACGCTTGAAATTACAAGGATATTTTTCCTTAACGTTATAGTCTATAGAACAAAAAACAGGGGTGGCTCCAACCCCAAATAAAAAAGATAGGCTAGAATAGGCTCGTTAAGTTGCGAGTCTTTTGTATCCTATCTTACAATTATTTTTCAACTGAGTTAGTGTTTTTATCTTTTCCTCAGCCTATTGTTGCTGGTTCAAAAAGCTTAATCATGCCTTAAACTTAAAACACGGATTGTCCAGATCATCCTTCAGGTTTATGTTGAAAACCTCCTTACCCATTACTCATCGGCCTAAACTGCCCTTACGGTGGGTTCTGGTCATTCCCTTCACGATCCAACTCTTTGCGGTTGTTGGATTCACCAGTTGGTTAAGTCTACGCAATGGAGAGCAGGCTGTGAACAACTTAGCCCGTCAGCTCCGCAACGAAGTGGTGGCTCGCATTGAGCAGAAATTGCTAGTTTTGATTGAAACCCCCATTCGAGTGAGTCAAAATAATGTGGACTCTATTGAGCTAAATTTACTCGATCTGGAGGATATTCCCACCCTAGAGGTGTATTTCTGGAACCAACTGTATCAGTTTGAGGAGTTGGCCTTCATTGGACTAGAAACGGCAGATGGTCATTTAGTCAGTGCTGAACGGCAGGTGAACGGAGAGATTACCCTAACGGTGGCTACTGCTGAAACGGGTTTTCTGGCCGAACAGTGGCAAACCAATGACAAGGGAGAGAGAATAGACAAGTTGCGATCGCTCCCCAATTTTCATTTACATCTTCCCTATCAGCTCCCCCCGACCAAGCCCACAGAATCTCCTACCTGGAACGATATCCATATTCTGCAAACCAGTCAACGGCCGGTTCTTTCCACCTATCATCCCCTGTATGACTCCCAAAATCGGCTCCTAGGCACGATCAGCGTCGATCTAGCTCTAGACCAAATTAATGATTTTCTGAGCGACATCAAAATTGGCCAAACCGGACAAACTTTTATCCTCGATCTCTCTGGAGCATTGATCGCATCCTCAACGGATCGCCCCTTCTCTGAGCCAAATACCCCTCTCACCTCTCTGAGTGTAAATAAAGCCATCCATAGCCGTTCTGCCCTAGTTCGAGAAACCACTCAATATTTAATCGACCATTTTGGCTCCCTAGCAGACATCGACCGTACCCATCAACTGCATTTTTCCCTAGAATCTCACAAGCAATTTGTACAAGTCACCCCCCTTAATAATGAGTTTGGGATTAATTTACTGATTGTGGTGGTGCTTCCAGAATCCGATGTTATGGGCCAGATCTACACCAATACCCAACAAACCATTATCCTCTGTCTACTAGCGTTAGGCGTAACCACAGGATTTGGAGTCCTTACCGCCCAATGGATCGCCCAACCCATCCTTCGTCTGTCCAGAGCATCCGAGGCGATCGCCAACGGCAATTTCGATCGCCAAGTCCACTTCAAAAATATTAAAGAATTAGATATCGTTTCTTCTTCCTTTAACCAAATGGCCGGAGAAGTAAAAGCCTTGGTTAATTCTTTACAGCAGGAAAACGACAAACTAGAGAAAAAAGTCCAGCAACGGACGCAAGAACTTGAGCATCAAAAAACCTTTCTACGTCTAATCATTGACACCGATCCCAATATCATTTATGTCAAAGACTGGGAAGGACATCTCGTTTTAGTCAATCAAGCCCTAGCCAATTTATTTAATACTCCTATTGCAGAAATTATTGGCAAAAATCAAGCGCAATTCATTCATAACTTAGAAGATTTAGAGCAATACCGACGACATGCCCGTGAAGTCATGATGCAACAAGTGCCCAAAGTCTTTGAAGAAAGATTCACAAAACCGACAGGAGAAAAAATTTATTTTGAAAGTATTAAGCTGCCTTTAGGAAGTCGAGAAAATGGTCTCCCCCTCATGTTAGTAGTGAGCATCGATATTACCAATCATAAATCAATCGAGGAAAACCTAAAAATGGCCAAAGAAGCGGCTGATGCTGCTAATCAAGCCAAAAGTGATTTTCTGGCCAATATCAGCCATGAATTACGCACGCCTCTCAATGGTATTTTAGGCTATGCCCAAATTCTACAACGGGCCCATGATTTGAATCAATATCGGAAAGGAGTCAATGTTATTCAACAAGCTGGCTCCCATCTTTTGAACTTAATTAATGATATTTTAGATTTGGCTAAAATTGAGGCCCGTAAACTAGAATTATTTCCCCACAACTTCCATTTAAACTCATTTTTGTTAAGTGTGTCCGAAATCATTCGGATTCGGGCAGAAAATCAGGGGATTGAATTTTATTATATGCCGGGTAAAAATTTACCTGGTAGTATTGTAGCGGATGAAAAGCGGCTGCGCCAAGTCTTAATTAATTTATTGGGAAATGCAGTTAAGTTTACGGAAAAGGGATCGGTTACTTTTTTGGTCGAGAGTACATTCTCCTCTGATTCTAAGACAGTGAATCTAAAATTTGAAATTCAAGATACAGGGGTAGGCATGACACCAGAAGAATCGGAAAAAATTTTCATGCCTTTTGAACAAGTGGGTAGTCACTCTAAACGTTCTGAAGGCACAGGATTGGGGTTATCTATTTGTCACCAAATTTTACAGATGATGGGCAGTCAAATTCAGGTTGAGAGTGTTTTAGGACAAGGGAGTACCTTTAGGTTTGAGCTAGAAGTTCCGATCTCTGGGGACGCTTCAAAGTCGGGTGACTCTTCAAACTCTGGACAAATTGTGGGTTATCGGGGTCAACCCATAAAACTAATGATTGTTGACGATCATCAAGTCAATCGCTCTGTTTTAACTGACCTATTAAAGTCTTTAGGGTTTGAAATTATTGAGGCCCAAAATGGGCAAGCGGGTTTGATTTTACTGGAAGAATTAAAACCTGATTTGATTATTACGGACTTAATGATGCCGGAATTGAGCGGTTATGAAATGGCCGAGACTATCCGTAATTTACCTGGTTATCAATCTTTTCCCATTATTGGTTCATCGGCTAGTGTATCTCCAGAAGAGCAAGATCGGGCAATTATGGCAGGTTGTGATGAGTTTTTG
This genomic interval from Roseofilum capinflatum BLCC-M114 contains the following:
- the upp gene encoding uracil phosphoribosyltransferase, giving the protein MSNITVINHPLIAHKLTLMRREETSTAKFRSLLKEISLLLAYEVTRDLPLKSEKIQTPLGVMQAPVLAPEKKMVVISIMRAGQGILDGMLELIPSARVGHIGLYRDPRTLIPIEYYLKVPHDVEERDMFIVDPMLATGNTAVAAIGRLKELNPTSIKFVCLLAAPEGLDHVQEEHPDIPIYTAAIDEGLDEQGYILPGLGDAGDRLFGTK
- a CDS encoding ATP-binding protein, producing MLKTSLPITHRPKLPLRWVLVIPFTIQLFAVVGFTSWLSLRNGEQAVNNLARQLRNEVVARIEQKLLVLIETPIRVSQNNVDSIELNLLDLEDIPTLEVYFWNQLYQFEELAFIGLETADGHLVSAERQVNGEITLTVATAETGFLAEQWQTNDKGERIDKLRSLPNFHLHLPYQLPPTKPTESPTWNDIHILQTSQRPVLSTYHPLYDSQNRLLGTISVDLALDQINDFLSDIKIGQTGQTFILDLSGALIASSTDRPFSEPNTPLTSLSVNKAIHSRSALVRETTQYLIDHFGSLADIDRTHQLHFSLESHKQFVQVTPLNNEFGINLLIVVVLPESDVMGQIYTNTQQTIILCLLALGVTTGFGVLTAQWIAQPILRLSRASEAIANGNFDRQVHFKNIKELDIVSSSFNQMAGEVKALVNSLQQENDKLEKKVQQRTQELEHQKTFLRLIIDTDPNIIYVKDWEGHLVLVNQALANLFNTPIAEIIGKNQAQFIHNLEDLEQYRRHAREVMMQQVPKVFEERFTKPTGEKIYFESIKLPLGSRENGLPLMLVVSIDITNHKSIEENLKMAKEAADAANQAKSDFLANISHELRTPLNGILGYAQILQRAHDLNQYRKGVNVIQQAGSHLLNLINDILDLAKIEARKLELFPHNFHLNSFLLSVSEIIRIRAENQGIEFYYMPGKNLPGSIVADEKRLRQVLINLLGNAVKFTEKGSVTFLVESTFSSDSKTVNLKFEIQDTGVGMTPEESEKIFMPFEQVGSHSKRSEGTGLGLSICHQILQMMGSQIQVESVLGQGSTFRFELEVPISGDASKSGDSSNSGQIVGYRGQPIKLMIVDDHQVNRSVLTDLLKSLGFEIIEAQNGQAGLILLEELKPDLIITDLMMPELSGYEMAETIRNLPGYQSFPIIGSSASVSPEEQDRAIMAGCDEFLPKPIDLEKLLACLQKYLKLEWRYEPIQDSEIVLEEHKVSVVYPSSEELKNLYQASRIGDIEEIEYQAQLLKEANEEYTYFADRILKLTEDFDDRGIVKILEQLM